A segment of the Pseudomonas serboccidentalis genome:
ATCAACTGCACCACGTAGGTCGAGTAGGCGCCGAGCATCAGCATCTCGCCGTGGGCCATGTTGATCACCCCGAGCAGGCCGAAGGTGATCGCCAGACCGAGTGCCGCGAGCAGCAGGATCGAACCGAGGGACATGCCGCTGAACGCCTGACCGAGCACTTCGCCGATCAGCAGTTTGCGTTTGACTTGAGCGAGGCTGGTTTCGGCGGCCGTGCGCACACCCGCATCGGTTTCGACACCCGGTTCGAGCAAGCCTTCGAGGCGGGTGCGGGCCAGTGGGTCGCCGGTTTCACCGAGCAGGCGCACGGCGGCCAGACGCACCGCCGGGTCGGCGTCCACCAGTTGCAGATTGGCCAGGGCCAGGCTCAGGGCGTCGTGAACGCCGGGATCTTTTTCGCCAGCCAGTTGCTGGTCGAGGAATTTCAGCTGCGCGGGTTTCGCGCTTTTCTGCAATTGCTGCGCGGCGGCCAGACGGGTTTTGGCGTCGGCGGCGAGCAATTGGTGGCTGGCCAGCGCGGTGTCGATCAGACCCCGCAGGCGGTTGTTCAGGCGCAGGGTTTTGGCTTGGCCATCGATGGTCAATTCGCCTTGCTGCAGCGCATTGATCAACTCGACACGCGCCGGATCGGGCTGCGCGGCCCAGGCTTCCAGCAGTTTGGCTTGTTGCACGGGGTTGGCGGCGACGAAGTCTTCGGCGTCGCTGGCAAAGGCCATCATTGGCAACAGCAGTGCGATGGCACAGATAAAGCGGTAGAAAGCAGTGGGCATAGTCAGTCGCCTTGACGCGGACATTGTGGGAGCGAGCCTTGTGGCGAGGGGGCTTGCCCCCGTTCGGCTGCGAAGCAGCCGTAAAACCGGAGCACGCGGTGAACTTGAAACACCGCAAATACCGGTCTTGGGGCCGCTCCGCGACCCAACGGGGGCAAGCCCCCTCACCACAAATGTTCATCCCGCAGGGAATCGGATGTCGGGTCGCAAAATCTCATCCGCCCGACACCCAATAGCTCAGTTGCTCTTCACCGCGTAATCCGGCTTCTTGTCGTTGCCATCGATAAACGGACTCCATGGCTGCGCGCGGATCGGCCCTTCGGTCTGCCACACCACGTTGAACTGACCGTCGCTCTGGATCTCGCCGATCATCACCGGCTTGTGCAGGTGGTGGTTGGTCTTGTCCATGGTCAGGGTGTAGCCCGACGGCGCGGCGAAGGTCTGGCCGGCCAGCGCTTCACGCACTTTGTCGACGTCGGTGGACTTGGCTTTCTCGACCGCCTGCGCCCACATGTGGATACCAACGTAGGTGGCTTCCATCGGGTCGTTGGTCACCGCTTTATCGGCGCCCGGCAGGTTGTGTTTCTTGGCGTAGGCCTTCCAGTCCGCGACGAACTTCTTGTTCACCGGGTTCTCCACCGACTCGAAGTAGTTCCACGCCGCGAGGTTGCCCACCAGCGGCTTGGTGTCGATGCCGCGCAGTTCTTCTTCACCCACCGAGAACGCCACCACCGGTACATCGGTGGCCTTCAGGCCTTGGTTGGCCAGTTCTTTGTAGAACGGCACGTTGGAGTCGCCGTTGACGGTGGAGATGACGGCGGTCTTGCCGCCGGCGGAGAATTTCTTGATGTTGGCGACGATGGTTTGATAGTCGCTGTGACCGAACGGGGTGTAGACCTCTTCGATGTCCTTGTCGGCCACGCCTTTGGAGTGCAGGAACGAGCGCAGGATCTTGTTGGTGGTGCGCGGGTAGACGTAGTCGGTGCCGAGCAGGAAGAAGCGCTTGGCGCCGCCGCCTTCTTCGCTCATCAAATATTCAACCGCCGGGATCGCTTGTTGGTTGGGTGCGGCGCCGGTGTAGAACACGTTCGGCGACATTTCTTCGCCTTCGTATTGCACCGGGTAGAACAGCAGGCCGTTGAGCTCTTCGAACACCGGCAACACCGATTTACGCGACACCGAGGTCCAGCAACCGAACACCACCGCGACCTTGTCCTGGGTCAGCAACTGCCGGCCCTTTTCGGCGAACAGCGGCCAGTTCGACGCCGGGTCGACCACCACCGGTTCGAGCATCTTGCCGTTTACCCCACCCTTGGCGTTGATCTCGTCGATGGTCATCAGCGCCATGTCTTTGAGCGACGTTTCGGAGATCGCCATGGTTCCGGACAACGAATGCAGAATCCCGACCTTGATGGTCTCTGCCGCCTGGACAGTCCAGGTCATGCCCATCGCGGCAATGCTTGCCGTGAGTGTGAAAGCCTTGATCAAACTGCGACGCTTCATTGTGCGATCTCCATGAACGTTAAAATTTTTTATGGTTGGCAGATGCGGACGACTGAAGGTGTGTTTTGCAAGGGCTGTGCCCGGTCGGGATTAGGCAGGGAAATGTCGGGTTAGAGCGGCTGTGCGTTGGTGGGGTGCACCATGAAGGGACGAGTCGCGTGTGACGGTGCGCTCGAATGCGCCAGATTAGGGCGCACTCTGATCCTGTAGGAGCTGCCGAAGGCTGCGATCCTTTGATCTTGCTTTTGATCATGAAAAATCAAAGTCAAAAGATCGCAGCCAGCGGCAGCTCCTACAGTTTTTGGTCTGTGTTGTGTCAGCGGCGGCGCATCAGGCCGATGAAGAACAGGCCGCCAATGGCCGCGGTGGCGACCCCTATGGGCAGGTCCTCGGGGGCAATCATCGTGCGCGCGGCAACATCGACCCACACCAGAAACAGGCTGCCGAGCAGCACGCAGGCCGGTAGCAGGCGGCGATGTTCGGCGCCGACCAGGCGCCGGGCAATGTGCGGCACCATCAGCCCGACAAAACCGATCGAGCCGCTGATCGACACCAGCACGCCGGTCATCAAGGACGCGATCACAAACACCCGCAAACGCACTGCCCGGGCGTTCAAGCCGAGGGTCACGGCGGTCTGCTCGCCGGCCATCAGCGCGTTCAGCGGTCGGGCCATGCCCAGCAGCAAGCCGAGGCCAAGCAGTACGCTCAGGGCCGGCACCGCCAGCAGTTCCCAGCGCGCCAGGCCGAGGCCGCCGAGCATCCAGAACATCACCGCCGAACTGGCTCGGTGGTCGCCCATGAACAGCAGCAGGTTGGCGATCGCCATCATCACGAACGACACCGCCACGCCGCACAGCAGCAAGCGGTCGCTGTCGAGCCGGCCTTGGCGATTGGCGATGCCCAGCACCAGAAACATGCTCAGCAGCGCACCGATGAACGCGGCAATCGGCAAGGTCAGCAGGCCGACGATTTCACCGATGTGCAGCACCACGATGACCGCGCCCAAGGTCGCGCCGGAGGTGACGCCCAGCAGGTGTGGATCGGCCAGTGGATTGCGCGTCACCGCTTGCAGCACCGCGCCGATCAACGCCAGGCCGGCGCCGACCAATGCGCCGAGCAACATGCGCGGCACGCGGATCAGCCAGACGATGTGTTCCTGCCCGGCGCTCCAACTTACATCGCCGAAGCCGAAGGCCTTGTGCAGCAGAATCCGCCATACGACATCCACCGGCACTCGCGCCGGACCAAAGCCGAGCGACACCACGCATGACATCAGCAACAGGGCGCCGAGGGCGGTCAGCAACAGGGCACAGCGACGGTCGATCATTCGCCGTGGAATCCCTTGGCCAGGGTTTCCACCGCCAGCACGTTATCGATCCCCGGCGTGGCCTGCACGTACGGGATAACGATGAAACGCTGGTTCTTGATCGCGTCGACTGACTGCAGCGCCGGGTTCTTCAGCAGGAATTCGATCTTCTGCTCGGCGGTGATTTCGCTGTAGTCGACGATCACGATTACCTGCGGATTGCGTTCGACCACGGTCTCCCAGTTGACCCGGGTCCAGCTCGCTTCGACGTCATCGAGAATGTTGCGCCCGCCGGCGGCATCGATCAGCGCCTGCGGCATGCCGAGGCGGCCGGAAGTCATCGCGCGGTCTTCGCCGCTGTCGTAGAGGAACACGCGCGGTTTGTCGGCGGGCAGGTCTTTGCGGATTTCGGCGACCTGCTGCTGCATGTCGGCGATCAGCGCGTTGGCGCGATCCTGCACGTCGAAGATTTTGCCGAGGTTGCGCAGGTCGTTGTAGGTGTCCTCCAGCGTCGCCGCCGGGCGCTTCATCACGAAGGCGCAGGATTCGGTCAGCTCATACACGTTGATGCCCAGCGGTTGCAGGGTCTGTGGGGTGAGATCACCGCCCACGCGCATGCCGTAATCCCAGCCGGCGAAGAAGAAATCGACGTTGGCGTTGAGCAGGGTTTCCACCGATGGATATTTCGCGGCCAGCTCCGGCAAGCCGTCGAGCAGCGACTGCATCTGGGGCGTCACCGACTTCCAGCCACTGACACCGCTGTACCCGGCCATACGCGATTTGAGGCCGAGGGCGAGCATCATTTGGGTCATGTTGATGTCGTGGCTGACCGCGTGTTTCGGCGCCTCGCTGAAGCTCACCTCGCGGTTGCAGCTGTGGATGGTCAGCGGGTATTTCGTGGCTTCGGCCAGGGCTTGAGCACTGCACAACAAAAGAGCGACGCAAAGCAGGGAACGCACAGTCATGGTCGGGTTATCCAGGTGATTCGCGGGTAGCCGTGGAGGGGGTGGGAGTCGATCAGCGCCTCGACGCCGAACACGTCGCGCAGCAGCTCGCGGGTGAGCACCTGTTGCGGCGTGCCGCTGGCGACGATGCGGCCGTGGTTGATCACGTACAGACGGTCACAGAAGGCGGCGGCCAGATTCAGATCGTGGATGCTGGCGAGGGTGCCGATCTGCAGGCGCTTGACCAGTTGCAGCAGTTCGAGCTGATAACGCGGGTCGAGGTGGTTGGTCGGCTCGTCGAGGATCAGCAATTGCGGTTGCTGAGTCAGGGCGCGGGCGAGGATCACCCGTTGTTTTTCCCCGCCGGAAAGGGTGGCGAACGCGTGGTCTTCGAAGCCGTCGAGGCCGACTGATTTGAGCGCTTGCGTCGCAAGGTTTCGATCTTCCAGCGTGTCGCCATCGAACAGGCCTTTGTGCGGTGTGCGGCCCATCGCGACAACCTCTTCGACGGTCAGGCCGAAGGCATCGGGGAATTCCTGCAAGACAACGGCGATGCGTTTTGCGCACCAGCGTGAGGATTGTTTCCACACGTTGTGATGATCGAGTCTGACCTCACCGTTTTCCGGTTGGCTGAAGCGATAGGCGCAGCGCAGCAGGCTGGTCTTGCCGCTGCCGTTGGGGCCGATCAAACCGACAAACTCACCGGCGGCCACCTGCAACGAGGCGTCACGCAGCTGGAACTGGTGATGGCAGTGGCCGTGGCCCAGGGGTGTCCAGGCGAGGTTGGTGAGGGTCAGTGAGGTCATCAAATTCTCATGAAGCGATGCTTGCCCCTGTAGGAGCTGCCGCAGGCTGCGATCTCTTTAAAAGCAACAGCAAAAGATCGCAGCCTGCGGCAGCTCCTACAGGGGTTGGGTCAAAAGGTGTAATCCGCCGTGACGAAGAACGATCTCGGCTCGCCGAGGATCCATTGCCGGCCCTCATTGTATTGGCTTTGCGCGTACTGGCGGTCAAACAGATTGTTCAGCTGCAGGCCCAGCGTGGTGTTGCGCAAGGCTTGCCAGGACAGTGTCGCATCGACCACGGTGTAACTCGGCAGTTCATTGCGGTTGGCCATGTCGGCGTAGCGCGCATCGACATAACGCACGCCGGCACCAGCCTTCAGATCATCGCTGAGGTGTTTGTTCAGCCAAAGATTGGCGGTGCGCCGTGGCACGTCCACCGGGCGGTTGCCGTTGTACGACAGGGTTTGCCCGTTGACCACCTCAGAAAAATCATCGTACTTGGCCTTCACAATCGCGGCGTTGGCCTGCAACTGCCAGGCGTGCGGCAATTGCAGATCGAGGCTCGCTTCCAGACCGTTGGACGATTGCTGGCCGACTTGCTGCTTGAGCGTCGGGTTGCCTGGATCGTCCGTCAGCAGCTTCTTCTTGACGATGCGATAGGCCGCCAGGGTGAACTCGCCGCGCTGATCCCAGAACAACTGTTTCATACCGACCTCGGTCTGGCGTGCGGTCGACAGGTCGTATTGTTGCTGGCTCGGGCTCAGGGAAATCAGCCCGCCGATGCCGTCGGTGCTGGTCGCGACCTGCCCGTAAAACGAAGTCTCGGGCGTCAGGGCAAACACCAGTCCGGCCTTCCAGTTGTTGCCGGTCAGGGTCTTGTCGCTCTGACTGTCGTCGATCAGATTGTTGCGATCCACCTGTACGTAGTCGCGGCGCACGCCGGTCACCAGCGACCAGCGCTCGCTCAACTGCGTGCGGTTTTCGGCGAACAGCGACATCTGTTTCGTGGTGCTGTCGAACTGATCGCGGTACGGATTGGCGCTTTCGAAATAGCCCGGTTGCGGGTGATACAGGTCCAGCGCCTGGCCGTTCGGCAACACGTCGTTGAATGGCGAGTTGCTGTTGAGCTGGAAGCGGATGCGGTTGTAATCGACGCCGGTCACGGTCTGGCTGTCGAGACCGAACAGCGAGTGCTTGAAGGTGAAGGTCTGGCGGTCGCCGAACTGCTCCTGCTGGTGGCCGATGCCGAAGTAGCCGCTGCGGCTGAGTTGTTGGGTTGCGGTGTCGAAGTTGTAGTTCTCGGCGTTCTGCCAGCGGCGACGGGCCTTGAGGTAGTACAGCTCGTTGCTGGCGCTGACGGCATCGTTGATCTGCCAATCCGTGGTCAGGCGCGTCCACTGATCGTTGTAGTGTTGCTGGTCGTCGCGCACGTTGTAGTTTTTGTTGCGCAGGCTGTCCTGCAACCGGCCGTTGATCAGCGGCGTGCCGAAATAGTTCTGTGGACGCTGGTCGCCAAAATCGTGAGCGAGGGTGAAGGCCAGGTCGTCGGTGGCCTGCCAGCGCAGGGCGACACTGATGAAATCGCTGGACGCGTCGCCGCGATCGATCCAGCCGTTGCTGCGCAGGCGATTGAGATTGAGGCGATAGCTCAGGGTGTCGCTCAGTGAACCACCACTGTCGAGCGCCTGCTGCTGACGGTCATAAGAGCCATAGCCGACGCGCACATGGTTTTCGATTTCACCGCTGAACGGCTTCTTCGCAATCACGTTGACCACCGCACCGGTCGCGCCTTCTCCATACAGCACCGACGCCGGGCCGCGCAGCACGCTGACGCGGTCCGCCGACCAGGTGTCGACCGGGAAAGTCACGGTACCCATGCCGGTGTACATCCGGTTGCCGTCATACAACTGCATCACCGAACTCTGCCCGGTAAAACCGCGTGCCTGCAACGAGGTGCCGCCATCGCCCGGGGTACCGGTGCGGCTGATGCCGGTGCTACGCGACACGGCGTCCTGCACGCTGCGCTCGCCACGGGCGCGAACCTGTTCGCCGCTGAGGCTTTCGACACTGGCCGGGGTTTGCATGGCGCTGAGGTTCAGGCGCGAACCGGCGCTGGTCGGCGTGGTCAGGCTGACGCTAGCGTCGTCGATGGCCGGTGCGCTGATGGTGCCGACGGGCAGCGTCAGCGCCTGGCTGTCGGCATGGGCGTTGTTCAGGCCGAACAGGCAGAGACTGGACAAGAGGTACTTGTTCATCGGGGCGGTGAATCACTTCTTCAAAAGAAAGCCCGCAGCTTTTGGTTGCGGGCAGAACGGCACATTTGCGTTATACAGTAACATTAAAAAATGCCGGAGTTTAAGCCCCGGCAGTTTAAAGATCTGCCTAAAACGCGCATCTCGCCTGCTTCACGATGAAGTTGAGGCAGATTCAGGTTGGCGGCCCAGACGCGACAACAGCAGGCGG
Coding sequences within it:
- a CDS encoding FecCD family ABC transporter permease, encoding MIDRRCALLLTALGALLLMSCVVSLGFGPARVPVDVVWRILLHKAFGFGDVSWSAGQEHIVWLIRVPRMLLGALVGAGLALIGAVLQAVTRNPLADPHLLGVTSGATLGAVIVVLHIGEIVGLLTLPIAAFIGALLSMFLVLGIANRQGRLDSDRLLLCGVAVSFVMMAIANLLLFMGDHRASSAVMFWMLGGLGLARWELLAVPALSVLLGLGLLLGMARPLNALMAGEQTAVTLGLNARAVRLRVFVIASLMTGVLVSISGSIGFVGLMVPHIARRLVGAEHRRLLPACVLLGSLFLVWVDVAARTMIAPEDLPIGVATAAIGGLFFIGLMRRR
- a CDS encoding TonB-dependent receptor, which produces MNKYLLSSLCLFGLNNAHADSQALTLPVGTISAPAIDDASVSLTTPTSAGSRLNLSAMQTPASVESLSGEQVRARGERSVQDAVSRSTGISRTGTPGDGGTSLQARGFTGQSSVMQLYDGNRMYTGMGTVTFPVDTWSADRVSVLRGPASVLYGEGATGAVVNVIAKKPFSGEIENHVRVGYGSYDRQQQALDSGGSLSDTLSYRLNLNRLRSNGWIDRGDASSDFISVALRWQATDDLAFTLAHDFGDQRPQNYFGTPLINGRLQDSLRNKNYNVRDDQQHYNDQWTRLTTDWQINDAVSASNELYYLKARRRWQNAENYNFDTATQQLSRSGYFGIGHQQEQFGDRQTFTFKHSLFGLDSQTVTGVDYNRIRFQLNSNSPFNDVLPNGQALDLYHPQPGYFESANPYRDQFDSTTKQMSLFAENRTQLSERWSLVTGVRRDYVQVDRNNLIDDSQSDKTLTGNNWKAGLVFALTPETSFYGQVATSTDGIGGLISLSPSQQQYDLSTARQTEVGMKQLFWDQRGEFTLAAYRIVKKKLLTDDPGNPTLKQQVGQQSSNGLEASLDLQLPHAWQLQANAAIVKAKYDDFSEVVNGQTLSYNGNRPVDVPRRTANLWLNKHLSDDLKAGAGVRYVDARYADMANRNELPSYTVVDATLSWQALRNTTLGLQLNNLFDRQYAQSQYNEGRQWILGEPRSFFVTADYTF
- a CDS encoding ABC transporter ATP-binding protein: MTSLTLTNLAWTPLGHGHCHHQFQLRDASLQVAAGEFVGLIGPNGSGKTSLLRCAYRFSQPENGEVRLDHHNVWKQSSRWCAKRIAVVLQEFPDAFGLTVEEVVAMGRTPHKGLFDGDTLEDRNLATQALKSVGLDGFEDHAFATLSGGEKQRVILARALTQQPQLLILDEPTNHLDPRYQLELLQLVKRLQIGTLASIHDLNLAAAFCDRLYVINHGRIVASGTPQQVLTRELLRDVFGVEALIDSHPLHGYPRITWITRP
- the urtA gene encoding urea ABC transporter substrate-binding protein; the encoded protein is MKRRSLIKAFTLTASIAAMGMTWTVQAAETIKVGILHSLSGTMAISETSLKDMALMTIDEINAKGGVNGKMLEPVVVDPASNWPLFAEKGRQLLTQDKVAVVFGCWTSVSRKSVLPVFEELNGLLFYPVQYEGEEMSPNVFYTGAAPNQQAIPAVEYLMSEEGGGAKRFFLLGTDYVYPRTTNKILRSFLHSKGVADKDIEEVYTPFGHSDYQTIVANIKKFSAGGKTAVISTVNGDSNVPFYKELANQGLKATDVPVVAFSVGEEELRGIDTKPLVGNLAAWNYFESVENPVNKKFVADWKAYAKKHNLPGADKAVTNDPMEATYVGIHMWAQAVEKAKSTDVDKVREALAGQTFAAPSGYTLTMDKTNHHLHKPVMIGEIQSDGQFNVVWQTEGPIRAQPWSPFIDGNDKKPDYAVKSN
- a CDS encoding ABC transporter substrate-binding protein, with product MTVRSLLCVALLLCSAQALAEATKYPLTIHSCNREVSFSEAPKHAVSHDINMTQMMLALGLKSRMAGYSGVSGWKSVTPQMQSLLDGLPELAAKYPSVETLLNANVDFFFAGWDYGMRVGGDLTPQTLQPLGINVYELTESCAFVMKRPAATLEDTYNDLRNLGKIFDVQDRANALIADMQQQVAEIRKDLPADKPRVFLYDSGEDRAMTSGRLGMPQALIDAAGGRNILDDVEASWTRVNWETVVERNPQVIVIVDYSEITAEQKIEFLLKNPALQSVDAIKNQRFIVIPYVQATPGIDNVLAVETLAKGFHGE
- the urtB gene encoding urea ABC transporter permease subunit UrtB is translated as MPTAFYRFICAIALLLPMMAFASDAEDFVAANPVQQAKLLEAWAAQPDPARVELINALQQGELTIDGQAKTLRLNNRLRGLIDTALASHQLLAADAKTRLAAAQQLQKSAKPAQLKFLDQQLAGEKDPGVHDALSLALANLQLVDADPAVRLAAVRLLGETGDPLARTRLEGLLEPGVETDAGVRTAAETSLAQVKRKLLIGEVLGQAFSGMSLGSILLLAALGLAITFGLLGVINMAHGEMLMLGAYSTYVVQLMFQRYAPQAIEFYPLIALPVAFFVTAAIGMALERTVIRHLYGRPLETLLATWGISLMLIQLVRLLFGAQNVEVANPAWLSGGIQVLPNLVLPYNRIVIIAFALFVVVLTWLLLNKTRLGLNVRAVTQNRNMAACCGVPTGRVDMLAFGLGSGIAGLGGVALSQIGNVGPDLGQSYIIDSFLVVVLGGVGQLAGSVLAAFGLGIANKILEPQIGAVLGKILILALIILFIQKRPQGLFALKGRVID